The following are from one region of the Haliaeetus albicilla chromosome 24, bHalAlb1.1, whole genome shotgun sequence genome:
- the SEC13 gene encoding protein SEC13 homolog, with protein MVSVINTVDTSHEDMIHDAQMDYYGTRLATCSSDRSVKIFDVRNGGQILIADLRGHEGPVWQVAWAHPMYGNILASCSYDRKVIIWKEENGTWEKTYEYTGHDSSVNSVCWAPHDYGLILACGSSDGAISLLSYTGDGQWEVKKISNAHTIGCNAVSWAPAVVPGSLIEQPSGQKPNYIKRFASGGCDNLVKIWKEEDGQWKEEQKLEAHSDWVRDVAWAPSIGLPTSTIASCSQDGRVFIWTCDDASGNSWSPKLLHKFNDVVWHVSWSITANILAVSGGDNKVTLWKESVDGLWACISDVNKGQGGVSAVTEGQQNEQ; from the exons ATG GTCTCGGTAATTAACACCGTGGACACCTCTCACGAGGACATGATC CACGATGCTCAGATGGACTACTATGGCACTCGGTTAGCGACCTGTTCTTCAGACAGATCCGTGAAAATCTTTGATGTTCGGAACGGAGGGCAAATCCTCATTGCGGACCTGAGAGG GCATGAAGGTCCCGTGTGGCAGGTTGCCTGGGCTCATCCTATGTATGGAAATATCTTGGCTTCCTGTTCCTATGACAGGAAGGTTATTatctggaaggaagaaaatggcaCTTGGGAGAAGACTTATGAGTACACAGGGCATGATTCCTCAG TGAATTCTGTCTGCTGGGCACCACATGACTATGGACTGATCCTGGCCTGCGGGAGCTCAGATGGGGCCATTTCATTATTGAGCTACACGGGTGATGGGCAGTGGGAAGTCAAAAAGATCAGCAATGCACATACG aTTGGATGTAATGCAGTTAGCTGGGCTCCTGCTGTTGTACCAGGAAGCCTTATAGAACAACCATCTGGTCAAAAACCAAATTACATCAAAAGATTTGCATCTGGTGGTTGTGACAACCTTGTCAAGATCTGGAA GGAGGAAGATGGTCAGTGGAAAGAAGAGCAGAAGCTGGAGGCTCATAGTGACTGGGTTCGAGATGTAGCCTGGGCTCCATCCATAGGTTTGCCGACAAGTACCATCGCTAGCTGCTCACAG GATGGCAGAGTGTTTATCTGGACATGTGACGATGCCTCTGGAAATTCATGGTCACCAAAGTTGCTGCACAAGTTCAATGATGTTGTCTGGCATGTGAGTTGGTCCATTACTGCAAATATTCTTGCAGTGTCTGGAGGAGACAATAAA GTCACGCTATGGAAGGAATCAGTAGACGGACTGTGGGCATGTATCAGCGATGTCAACAAGGGCCAAGGAGGGGTGTCTGCCGTTACAGAGGGGCAGCAGAATGAGCAATGA